ACTCTGGCATCCTGCACACTGGCGCTGCTTGCGGCGACGCCATGCACTAGAATCCGCACAGGTTTCCAAACCATTTCACGCGATGGTGTTACGCCAACAGCAGCACGCGATCTAGCGAGTCACGGATCGGCCTGCAGAAGCATCACGCAGCAGAATCAATAGCGATGGGAGCGCACGAGCGATGAGCAGACGAGCGATACAAACGCCAGCCAACGGACAGCGGATCACACTTTGGGCGATCGTCGGCTGTGTCGCGATGCTCTCGCTGGTCAGCTGCGCTAAGCAAAACGAAACCAAGTCGAGCGGCCCCAAGTATCGCCCCGAAGGAGAACCGGGCGAGGTGGCCTCGTCGAGTCCCGGCAGCGAAGAACCAGCGTCGGAAACCCCGGTCGCCGACCCTGCCGCCGAACCAACCATTCCCACCGCTGCAGGCCCCAAGCTCAAGTACCCTGTTCCTGCAGGGAGCAATGCCGAGCTGCTGGGCTACATCGATTCGATGAGCAAGCGTCAGCCGCAAGGTGCCTCGCGCGAAGAGACCGTCGCCGACTACATCGACATTCAAGCCTCGCGACTTTCTGCCGCCGAGCAGGTGATCGCCAGCAAACCATCGGCGGAAGAACGGATTCGCGCGTTTCAGGCTATTCACGATGTCTACCGCACACGGAGCACACTGCAACTCCCGGGCGCACGCCAGGAACTGCAAGACTTTGCCACGAAGCTCTCGAAAGATGCTGACAAAGAAGTCGCCCGCTTCGGTCGCATCATCACGTTCGACATGAACGTCTCGGCACTCGCTCAAGAAGGGCCCGATAACGCGCCGCAAATTGTCGACCAGGTGAAGCAGCTGATTGCCGTCGACAAACAAGAGCTCGACACCCTGATCCTCTGCTCGCAAGTCTGCGAAGTCCTCGCCCAGATGGGAGCACGCGAAGAAACGATCTCCGCCCTCAAGATGGTCAGCGAAGCGTTCAAGGATCATCCCGATGAACGAGCCCGCAATCAGGCCGCGATGATGGCCGACCGCGCAGTGGTTGTCGAGTTTGATCTCGGCAACAAAGCCGCTGACATGGTGACCGGCGCGCCCAATGCCGAAGAGAATCTGCTGAAGGGAGTCGACGGGCTCCTGAAACATCCAAACCTCACGCCAGCAATCTACGAAGCTGTCCGCGAAGTGGCACAGATGATGGAGTACTCGTCGAACATTGAAGTTGCTGCCAAGCTCTACGACAAAATCGACACTGCCTTCGCAGCCCATCCCGATGAAAAACTGCAAGCCGCTGTGAAAGAAGCCTCGGGCAACGCCAAGAAGCGAGTCAGTTTGATCGGTCAGCCTTTCGAAATTGAAGGCAACACGCTCGACGGCAAACCGTTCGATATGAGCACCCTCGCTGGCAAAGTGGTGCTCATCGATTTTTGGGCCACCTGGTGCGGCCCTTGCCTCGAAGAGATTCCGAACATCGAGCAGAACTTTCAAGCCTTCAAAGACTCCGGTTTCGCAGTCGTCGGGATCAACCTGAACGAGAAGCTCGAAGAAGTGACGGAGTTCTTCGGCGTTCAAGAACTCCCTTGGCCGACGGTTATTTCTGCCAGCGATGACAGCCGTGGTTTCGATCACCCCACGGCCCGCAAATGTGGTGTCGATGCCATCCCGTTCATTGTTTTGATTGGCAAGGATGGCAAGGTCGACTCGATCCACGTTCGTGGCCCGAAACTGAAGACCAAGCTGACGCAGCTGCTCGGCGCTCCCGCAGCACCAGCGAGTGAGCCGCTAGCAGAGCCCCCTGCTGAAACTCCAGCCGCTGAAACCCCAGCCGCGACGCCAGCGGAAAAACCAGCCACGGAAACCCCTGCAGAAACTTCGCCACCGGTAGCACCTGCCCCCGAAGAAAAACCGGCTGAGCCAACAGCACCTGCGGCCGAGGAAAAGCAAGTGTCGCATAGCGGCGCTCGTGGCCGAACATCGATGTTCAGCTGGCTCGAGAGCCGCTTGCTCCTCACCAGTCTCCTGGCCGATGAAGCGAGCGAAGCCAAGTCCCCCGAAGCTGTCGATCCAGCCGCCGATTTCAATCCCTATGCAGCCAAGCCAGGACTCGCGAGCGACGCTCTGGTCGACTATCTCTTTCGCATGCTCGACAAGCCGAAAACGATTCAGCTCCGCTCAGGATTTTCGGAAGCGCTGCTCGATGCCTGCGATCGAATTCTCGCTGCCGATCCAGCCGCCAAGCCGACCGAGCAACTGGTGGCACTCGAAACCAAGTTTCAAACACTCCATGCCATGGCTTGTCGTGGCGATGTGGCGGCCGATGAAAAGCTCGCCGTCATGGTCGAAAAATATGCTGCCGACGAGCGACCCCGCGTGGTCAAGCAAGTAAAATTCTTCCAGCTCGAGAAGAAGATTCTCGCCGCTGCCGAGATCGATATCGCCGAACTAGAAGCCTCGCTCGAAACGATCGCCCAGGAACTTGCTGACGAAAAAATGACAGCCTCGCATCTGCGACTCGCCAGCGCCACGGTCGCTGCCATCAATCGGATTGAGAATGGTGAGACTCGCGAAAAATACTTCCAATCCTTTGGCAATCTGTTCGTCAAAAGTAGCGATAAAGAACTCTCGCGCTACGGCAAAAAGCTGGCCAAGAAGCCGGCTGCCAAAGAATCGGATCTCGTCGGCAAGCCGCTCGAACTCGTCGGCACCACAGCTGGCGGAGAAGCGTTTGCTTGGGACGCCTATCGAGGTAAGGTTGTCCTCGTCGACTTCTGGGCCACTTGGTGCGGCCCTTGCCGCAAGGAGATGCCCAACGTCAAGCAGCTGCACGAGCGGCTCGGCAAAGATGGCTTTGATGTGGTCGGCATCAGCCTCGATAAAGATCTCGAAGCCCTGGCTGGTTATCTCGAAACCGAAACGATTCCTTGGACGACACTTGCTGGCGATGAGACGCAAGGTCTCGCCGAAAAGTATGGTGTGCGTGGAATCCCGACGATGATGGTGGTCGACAAGCAAGGGAACGTGGCGGGCGTTGCTCACAACGTCGCTGCCCTCGCACCGATTATCGAGAAACTGCTCGCCGAAAAGTAAGGAAACCGACCATGGCCGACGCGCCCGCCGTACTTGAAGGAGAGGCGCTCGCTGCCGAGCTTGCCAAACTCCCCGACTGGGAAATTCGCGACGGCTGGCTCCGCCGTACCTTCCACACTCCCGGCTGGCCTCACACCATGATGCTGGTGCAAGCGGTCGGACTCTTGGCTGAAGCAGCCTGGCATCATCCCGACATGCGAATCGGCTATGCCATCGTCACCGTCATGCTGCAGACGCACTCAGCTCGTGGCATCACGCTGCTCGACTTCGAACTCGCCACCAAAATCGACTCTCTCGCCCTCTGGAAGCCCGCCCCCACTTCCTCCCTCACCGGCTTTCCCAAGAAGTGGATTCACTAAATCCGCTGGGATCAGTGGTTCTGCGAGACAGATGGAAATCGCGCGAGCACTGCTGAGTTAACGCCGCTGATCCAAATGTACTGATTGCTCAGCTTCGCTACGCGAAAAGGGCACGCTTTAATTTGGCTGCCGAAGTAAACCCAGACGATGCCGGCGATCATGATGAACATCCCTGCGGGGATGAAATACCCTGCGCCGACTTCGTCGACTGCTATCACAAGCGTGAGCAGCAGCACTATCACGCCGATCGAAAAGGTAATCCAGCCTGGCATGGTTTTGGCAGCGGCTGCTTCTAGCCACGCGGCATCGAGTGGAAGCAGGATGGAAACTGGTTCGCCCCAGATTTTCTTCGCCATCTGGTAACCAAGCGCGCCTCCGGCAAGGCATGCCGTCATTGCCAAAGAGCCGCTGATGAAGTTGTCTCTCAGCGTGAAGGTATGATGGGTTGCCTGACCCGTCTTCAAACAGACTTGGGGGAGCTGCCGATCCCAGCGACCAACCATCAGCAAAGCTCCGTCACGATAGGCGTTCATCTCGGGAAAGAACTCAACTACTGTGGCGGTAATGACTTGATCCGCTACCACCGCAGGCTCATGAACCACAGGATCTGGCTTCGACATGAATTCTCTCAATCGCCACTGGCAGGTGGGTAATAGATTGGGGCCAGCACGGCCTCGGTGGATGCAGTCAACAGCGGCATCTATCGTGAGAGAGGAAGAAAACTGACTATAGTTTGTGCTATTCGGGTGGGGGAGTAGCGTGAATTCAAAATCCAACCGAAACGGGATGGGGTTGCTACCTGATAAGTGGCGCTCGATATTGGCGGCTTGCAGTAATCTTTATACGCACTTATTTGCGCGGCGCGAGCTTTTCAAACAACGACCGAAGTTCGATGGTCGATGATGTAATCCCCGAAGCACCTAAAGAGAATACTGTTTCTCCATAGGACTGAACGCCTCGCTTTGAGCAGAAAAAAACAACCGGCGTACTACTGGCATTCTCGCGCAGCTGCTTAAGTAGTCGAACACCCGCGTCCCCGACAAACTCACCATTCTCTTCGCGTCCCATGTCCGAGATGACGAGTCGGTAGTTGCGGTTCATCATTTTCGAGAGCGCCTCTTTGGTGCTGAGCGCAATATCAACAACATAGCCATCGTTTTGGAGCTGCTCGACATAGTAGCTGTTGTTTTTGGGGTTATCGTCGACCCACAGGATGCGATACGATTCTGGCGTGGTCTCGGAGACCAAAGTGCTCCCTTGCGACTCGGCGATCCCCAGGGCATCGAGCCGTTTCATCATCGCAACCATGTTGGTCTGAAGATCGGCAATCAGTGTCTGTTGTTGCTTATTGGCCTCTTCCATCGAGAGCTTTTGGCCCCCAATCTCGAGTAAGAATTTCCGGTCCCTAGCCGATTGAATAACGCCCGAAACATCCTTGCCGTATCTCCAAACCACATAGAGCGCGATCATCGGCCAAACTGCGGCGGAAAGTGATTCGATCAACTCAGCAAATCCGCTCATCATATTTACACAACTTCAATGGAGAGCTGTTCGGTAGGCGCAGAGTTCTCGATAGACTACCGAAGATGCAGTCGCGTTGCTATCACGATCTCTCAATAAAATTAAGCTCCCCATGAATCACAGAGGGGAGTTTTGTTATTAGATGAGGGAGGGATTGCCGGATTTGTTGCGCGGAGAAAGTGTTTGAAGATCTCGAGATCGATGTGATGCTTCAGCGCTGGGGGATTAAGTTGGTGGGCATCATGCCGGGGAGTTGAGCGAGGTACTGAGGGTGTGCCCCTTCGATCCAGATATGGGTTTTGCTCGTCCGGACGATCTTGAACGGCGGAATAGGGTTGAAGTAGTTTTCGACGCCAATCAGAAGACCAATCAGCGTGATGAGCCCGGAGATCAGTAGAATCGCCATCAGCGCTTCGCGGTCGAGTGTGAGACCAATCGCGCCGCCGATAACGAGGGCGACAAGTCCGATCCCAAAAATGACCGCTGGGAGCACCATCGACTTGGGAGTCTTCACCGCGCAGGCTGGTTCGACCGGAAGCACCACCACCACTTTGTCGCCATAGAAGAGCCGCGCGAGTCCGGCCCCAATCAAACCACCCACGGCAAAGGCTGTCATGCGCGTCGCGTCGTCCAAAAAGACTTGCTCGATCTTATAGGTGTTGTGGGTCGGCACTCCTGATTTTGCGCAGATCGGAGCAAACTGGTGACTGCGACGATCGATCACCAGCAGGACACCATCGCGCTGGATGCCAACTCCCAAATGACCCGTTGAAGTTGCGCCATAGCCGCTTGGCTGAGGAAATTGCGGCGCTGGTTGCGGGGCGGCGTAGGGATTATCAAAAGAGCTCATGATCCATCTCCTGCAGATGCGGGGAGTTTGTCACGCTGCTGAATTTCTGCTGCGCAAGTTGGCAGCACACACTCGTGCAAGCGACCTCAGTGAAACTACTGCAAGTCGGCTGCCGAGAGGCTGATATTACAGGTGGGGCCAGTGTCGGCCAGAATCTGGCGAGCGATTTCGGTGTTCGCCGGCCCCAAGACCGAGAAGTGATCGGCGCCACTAACTTGAATGCACGAGAGTTTGGTCCCCTCCGCTTTGCGTTCGAGCAGCGTGAGCGCGAGTGCATTCCCGTCCGCTCCTTCGATGGCAAAGGTGGGCGTGCTGAGCGATTTGAGCCAAAAAATCGGGGAGCGAATCGCCGACTCTTCCGTGTTGTGGTAGGCGAAAGGGAGATACTCGGGATCGTAGTACTGCACTTCATGCACCGGCCCGAAAGCAAACGTTGCGCGGAACTTGCTGGTCGACTCGGCAACCACCAATGCGAGTGTGCCGCCAGTGCTATGACCTCCCAGATAGATCCGAGCGGGATCGACATAACTTTGCGTCGCCAGAAAATCGGCAGCTGCGATCACATCGTCCACTTCGCCAAAAAATCCTTCCCGCTGACCTGGGTTTGTATTCCCACCACGAAGACTCGGGAACATCATCACGATCCCCGCTTGTCGATACGCAGAAGCGGACTGGTCGTCCTGCGGGTCGGCCGGAGACCACACATCGCCGATCGAATTGCAATCGCCCCCGGTTATCCAAATGATCGCCGGATGCTTTTTGCCGTCGAGTGGATCGGGAGTGATGTAGGCGGGAAGTTCACCCACCTTCGATGTGTAATTGATGAGCTGAAAAACATCCTGGGGAGGCTCCTCAACAGGTTGGCTTCCCATCGAACTCGTCGTGAGGGTGGTCTTGAATCCTTGCCGCGCCTCGGTGAGCGAAGCGTATTTTGCCGCGAAGGAACTTCCCGACGAGCCGCAGCCCGTGGCCGCAATCAGCACCAGCGCAGCGAGAATCACGACGTTTCGCATCGAACATGCCCTTGGAGAGAGGAGACCAGCAGCTGCGCGTGGATCGCGCGGTCTGCCGAGGGGTAAGGATATCCGCCCTCCAGAGTGTGTCAAATTTCGGAGTGGAAATGTTTCCCGGTGAGATCCGTTGCCAGCGATTCCCCACCCGCGCAGCAAACAGCCGCTGGAGCGAAGTGAATCACTCCAGCGGCTGAAAGTTTTTGGTCCGTCGTATCCCACAAATTGCACAGCGGATGGCGATTCACCGCGCACCATTCATGGAGCAGATATTCCTATGCTGTCAGGCCGGGCAAGTGGCCGGTGCTGTCGCCGAGGCTAGGGAGTCGAACATCCATGCGCTCGAGCATGCTGAGCCACAAGTTGTTCAGCGGCGTCTCTTTGGCATACTTGATGTGGCGACCAGTTTGGATCGTTCCACCACCCTTACCGAACAGCAGCACGGGCAGGTCGTCGTGGTTGTGGGCGTTGCCGTCGCTGTTGCCGCTGCCATAAGCAATCATGCAGTGGTCGAGCAGCGTCCCACCAGCTTCTGGCACACTCTTCAGGCGGTCGATCAGGTAAGCGAGCTGCTGGACGTGGAATTCGTTGATCTGACGAATCTTGTCCTTCTTGGCTTGCTCGTTGCCGTGGTGCGAAAGCTCGTGGTGACCTTCCGAAACACCGATGAACGGATACGACTTGTTGCTACCTTCGTTGGCCATCACGAAAGTCGAGACACGTGTCATGTCGGTTTGAAATGCGAGAACGAGCAGGTCGGCCATCAGCCGCAAATGCTCGGCATAGTCCTTCGGAATGCCACTGGGCTTGGCCACGCCTTCAGGAACATCGATGGTCGGCATGTTCTTCGCGCGATCGATCCGCTGTTCGATTTCACGAACACTGGTGAAGTATTCGTCGAGCTTACGACGGTCGTACGAACCGAGCGACTGCGTGAGCTGCGAGGCATCGTCGCGCACAAAGTCGAGCACGCTCTTGCGGGCAGCATCTCGTTTGGCGCGATTTTCGTCGCCGCTCGAGCTGAACATCCGTTCGAACACCAGCTTCGGATCGACTTCCTTCGGCAGCGGCTGCGTGGCACTCTTCCAAGCCATGGTGCTGCTATACACACAGCTGTAGCCCGAGTCGCAGTTGCCAGCCATCGCGCCTGCTTCACAGCCGAGTTCGAGCGAAGGCAAACGGGTTTGATCACCGATGCGAGAAGCAGCGACTTGATCGACCGAAACACCAGCACGAATCTCGTTGCCGTCGGTCTTCTTGGGCTGACAGCCGGTGAGGAACGCCGACAGGGCGCGAGCGTGATCGCCACCGCCGTCGCCATTGGCGCGGGCTTTGTCGGCAGTGAGCCCCGTCAGCACCAGCATCTCGCTTCGATGCTTTTCGAGATGCTTCAGGATGGTTGGCATCTCGTAGTTGGTGCCTTCTTCCTTCGGCGTCCAGTCGGCCATGTTGATGCCGTTGGGAACGTAGATGAAGGCCATGCGATTGGGAGCAACAGCGCCACCTTCAGCAGCGGTGGCCCACGACGTGAGCGGTCCCATTGCTTCGAGCCATGGAAGCGCCATCGCGGTGCCAAGACCACGGAGTACAGTGCGTCGCGAAATCATGTGCGAGGCGTTCATGGCTGAGTTTCCTTTCCCCGACGAAGCATAAAGGGATCGCTGCGGACAATGCCGAGCACGAGGTGCGAAAATCGATCTTCACCGGCCGGCATGCTCTCGACGATCTGCCGAACCGCTGGTTTGTCGTAGTATTCCAGACCACGCCCGGTGGCGTAGGTCAGCAACTTCTCCGTCAGTGCTTTGCGAACTTGCGGAGCTTTGGTTTTGAGGATCTCTTTGAGTTCCGCTGGGCCATTGAATTTGCGACCATCGGGGAGCACGCCGCTGGCATCGACGTAGTCAGACCCATCGGTTTTGCGAAACGCGCCAACCGCATCGAAGTTCTCGAACGCGAACCCGAGTGGATCCATTCTCGCATGGCAGCTGGCACAAGCAATGTTTTCGCGATGCTGTTCGAGACGTTGACGGAGCGTGCCGGTTAGTGCGGCTCCTTCTTTGTCGAGTTCTGGCACGTTCGGTGGCGGTGGTGGTGGCGGCGTTCCGAGGATTTGTTCGAGAACCCAGCGGCCCCGTTTCACAGGACTGGTGCGTGTGGGATTGCTGGTGACAGTGAGCACGCTCGCCTGAGTGAGCAGCCCGCCTCGGTGGCTATCGGGCCCGAGCATCACCTTCTGAAACTCGCGACCACGCAGCTGCTGACCACCTTCGCGACGAGGCTTGGTTTCCCAGGTGTTTCCCATCGTGTCGATGATGCCATAGTGACGGGCAAGTCGCTCGTTGAGGAACGTGTAGTCGGCGTCGATCAGCTCCAGGATGCTCCGGTCGTTTTGAATGATCTCGCGGAGGAACAACTTGGTTTCCTCGACCATCGACGCTTTCAGGCGATCATCGAAGTTCGGGAACTTTTCGGGGTCGGGAGTGATTTGCGTGATCCGCTGCAGCTGCAACCATTGCAGGGCAAAGTTATCGACGAGTGCTTGCGATTTGGGATCTTTGAGCATTCGCCGGACTTGGTTATCGAGGTCGTCGACCAAACGATTTTGGCTAGCAAGCGCGAACAACTCATCGTCCGGCATGCTGCTCCAAAGGAAGTACGACAAGCGGCTCGCTAGTTGATACTGATCGATCGCGTGGACGTTGGGATTTTCGGGATCGTAGTCGGGTTCGGTACGGAACAAAAACTTGGGACTGCAGAGCACGACTTGCACGCCGCGCTGCATAGCCGCTTCCCATTTCAGCTGCTCGCTCGACTGCACACTCGCCACGTATTTCACATGCTTTTCGATTTCGTCGGCGGTCGGTTTGCGGCGAAAGGCGCGGGCCAAAAAGCGAGTGAAGACTTCGCGGCTTTTGGCTTCGTCATCCGCCGCTGTGGTCGCCAGGAGTTCGCGATGGGTCCGCGGACGCGTATCCATCGGCCCTTCGAGGTTGAACCATTCGATATGCAACGTGACGTGCGGCTGTCCATCGCCTGGCTTCACCAGGGCCACAGCCATCCGCTCGATGCCCGCCATCGGTGGAATGGTGAACTCGAGGTTCTGCGCTTCTTTTTGTTCGCGAGCGGTCACCTCTTGGCGAGCGATCACGCGGAACGGTCGCAGCCCACTCAGGGCAGCGCCGGCGAGATCGGCAATGTCGCCATCGCCAGCGGGGGAGACGATGTCTTTGCCACATGCCAGAATCGCGACCGTTACTTTTTGTTCTTTGGGGGCCGATGTGTAGCAGCGAATGCGAAAGCGATACTCGCCGTCGGCATCCATCATGTAGCTCGTGAAAAACGGCCCGGTTTCGATTCCCGATTCCTTCGGCTCGCTCGTCATCGGGCGATATTGGCTTTGAGGGACCGTGCTCCCGGCTGGCTCGACATACTTGCACGAGAGGAACCGGTTCGGACGCTGCGGTGCCTCGGGGGTGATGATGCGGCTCGACACGCTTTCAGCAGCGGCGAGATAGCGCTCCATCAGGACGGGCGAGACGGTAAGGACATCACCGATGTTGTCAAAGCCGTGTCCCACATCGTCGGAAGGGAAGTCGTCGGCGGGGCGGAGATCGACCCCGAAGAGGTCGCGAATCGTGTTGTTGTATTCCACGCGGTTGAGGCGTCGCACCGTCACCCGACCAGGATCGCGCGGGGATGTTTTGTCGACGTGATCGAAAATCGCTTGCACCACCGAGGTGAACTTTTCGACGTCGGCTGCGGGTGGTTGCGGCTGATCGCTCGGGGGCATCGAGCCACTGCTGACGAGTTCCAGCACCTTCTCCCAGTGCTCGCGGTCGGGAACGATCGCTTTGGCTTCCGCGAACGTGGTGAGCGTAAGGCCCGCTTGGGGCTCTTCTTTGTCGTGGCAGTCGGCGCAATGTTTGGAAACGAACGGCGTGACGTCGCGCGTAAACTTTTCCGCTAATTCCGCAGGTAAATCAACAGCTGCCGATGCTTGTGAAACAAGCGAAGCGATCGCCAGAAGCGAGGCATGAGCGCAGCAGAGAGTTGTGAACCAGCGAAAATGCATAGCGGCAGTCCGAGGGCGGGATGGAAGGAAATGCCGAACGGGGAGGGCCAGTCGGGTGGGACGCGGGAGCGGAGGCCCTAACTAACCCTACATGGTCGCCAATCCTCCGCAGCGTAACAAGACCTTTGCATCAATATCGACCGATTTTTGGGAAAATGGCCACCCGAATCGTTCGGGTGCGAACTTCTGGCCGCCCGGAGGCTCTGTGAAGGGTGATTGGAGTGCCGCAAACGGTCCCTGAACTTCGTAGCGATGAAGCCTCACGCGAGTCGCTCCAGTCGCTGCTAGCACCTTCCTGCAAGCGATGATCGCAAGCCTTTATGAGCTCTGCCTTTCGAGCACTGATGCCGCCCCCTGCTCTGCCGCTAAAACGCGGAAATGAAGCAGTCGCGCTGGTGCCGAACCTGGCCTGCTGCGTCGCCATCGACACTTTGGCTCCCCTGGTGAGCCCACCTCCCGCGGTTAGCGTCCACGCGGTTCCCAAAACACCCTTGCGTGCGGTCGTTGCGGTTAAGCCGCATCAACCACCTCAGCAAGCGGTCGCTCAAGTTCCGCTGGTCGTTCAAGCCGTGTCGATTTCTCTCCCAGGTCCATCCAAAGTGCGGCAGTCCGTATGTTTCAGCTCTTCACCCAATTCAGTTCTCGCCGAAGCAGCCGCTTCGATCTGTTTCCTGTAGCCTGCTGCTATCTTCTTTTCTCGCTGGTGCTGATCCTCTGGGAACAGACGCTCGTATGGAACTTAAGGAGCCGCGAGAACCTACAAACGATCTCGGAGAAGCAGAACTCGCCAGAATCGAACCCCGACAACTCCCTCTGTAGTGTCGCATCCAGTTCATCTAGCTTCCTCGAGTTCACGCCTCTTGGCCCAGCCACTCCCCTCCCCTTCTTTCGCGACGATCTCGAAAAATTATCCTGGCGTGCGGTTGACCGTCAGGAGACCGGTGAGATCCTCTTGGCGATTCATCATGCGGAATGGATCGTGCCGCTCAGTGGCGAGGATCGCCCGCCCCTCTATCGGCTTCTGCTGCGGATGCGTAAAGCGGGTGATTGTTCGGCGGGCGATTTGCTGGCGATCTGCGAACTAAAGAGGGTGCGCGATCGGCTGCTGCTGCGGGTGCAGCTTCTTCCCGCTGGATGTACGAATCCCAATCTCGCGACAGTTGTCGATGGCACATCGCTCGTACCAATCCTGGGCAAGCTCGATCAGGAGTTCGCAGCGACTTACTTCCGCTCCAGTCGCCGGGAGTGACGCCAAGAGTGAAGTGGCCCGTCGCGGCTCGAAAAAATGGGTCCCCAGGAAGTGTACAGCAGGTTAAACTGTGAGTTCTCTCCCGCCTCTTGCTTTAAGGGTGAACTTCCCATGTTTCGCCAGTTAATCGTCGCCGCTTTCCTGATCGCTGGTCTCCCCGCGATTGCCGCTGCTCAGCATATTTTTGTCGAAGCCGAGCAATTCACCGAGCTCGGGGGCTGGGATGTCGACCAGCAATCGATGGATCAAATGGGCTCCCCTTATCTGCTGGCTCATGGACTCGGCGTGCCGGTAAAAGATGCCGTGACTGCTGTGAAAGTGAAAGAGCCCGGGACCTACCAAGTTTG
This window of the Pirellula staleyi DSM 6068 genome carries:
- a CDS encoding DUF1552 domain-containing protein codes for the protein MNASHMISRRTVLRGLGTAMALPWLEAMGPLTSWATAAEGGAVAPNRMAFIYVPNGINMADWTPKEEGTNYEMPTILKHLEKHRSEMLVLTGLTADKARANGDGGGDHARALSAFLTGCQPKKTDGNEIRAGVSVDQVAASRIGDQTRLPSLELGCEAGAMAGNCDSGYSCVYSSTMAWKSATQPLPKEVDPKLVFERMFSSSGDENRAKRDAARKSVLDFVRDDASQLTQSLGSYDRRKLDEYFTSVREIEQRIDRAKNMPTIDVPEGVAKPSGIPKDYAEHLRLMADLLVLAFQTDMTRVSTFVMANEGSNKSYPFIGVSEGHHELSHHGNEQAKKDKIRQINEFHVQQLAYLIDRLKSVPEAGGTLLDHCMIAYGSGNSDGNAHNHDDLPVLLFGKGGGTIQTGRHIKYAKETPLNNLWLSMLERMDVRLPSLGDSTGHLPGLTA
- a CDS encoding 4a-hydroxytetrahydrobiopterin dehydratase, encoding MADAPAVLEGEALAAELAKLPDWEIRDGWLRRTFHTPGWPHTMMLVQAVGLLAEAAWHHPDMRIGYAIVTVMLQTHSARGITLLDFELATKIDSLALWKPAPTSSLTGFPKKWIH
- a CDS encoding prolyl oligopeptidase family serine peptidase, with translation MRNVVILAALVLIAATGCGSSGSSFAAKYASLTEARQGFKTTLTTSSMGSQPVEEPPQDVFQLINYTSKVGELPAYITPDPLDGKKHPAIIWITGGDCNSIGDVWSPADPQDDQSASAYRQAGIVMMFPSLRGGNTNPGQREGFFGEVDDVIAAADFLATQSYVDPARIYLGGHSTGGTLALVVAESTSKFRATFAFGPVHEVQYYDPEYLPFAYHNTEESAIRSPIFWLKSLSTPTFAIEGADGNALALTLLERKAEGTKLSCIQVSGADHFSVLGPANTEIARQILADTGPTCNISLSAADLQ
- a CDS encoding response regulator, which gives rise to MMSGFAELIESLSAAVWPMIALYVVWRYGKDVSGVIQSARDRKFLLEIGGQKLSMEEANKQQQTLIADLQTNMVAMMKRLDALGIAESQGSTLVSETTPESYRILWVDDNPKNNSYYVEQLQNDGYVVDIALSTKEALSKMMNRNYRLVISDMGREENGEFVGDAGVRLLKQLRENASSTPVVFFCSKRGVQSYGETVFSLGASGITSSTIELRSLFEKLAPRK
- a CDS encoding TlpA disulfide reductase family protein, with translation MSRRAIQTPANGQRITLWAIVGCVAMLSLVSCAKQNETKSSGPKYRPEGEPGEVASSSPGSEEPASETPVADPAAEPTIPTAAGPKLKYPVPAGSNAELLGYIDSMSKRQPQGASREETVADYIDIQASRLSAAEQVIASKPSAEERIRAFQAIHDVYRTRSTLQLPGARQELQDFATKLSKDADKEVARFGRIITFDMNVSALAQEGPDNAPQIVDQVKQLIAVDKQELDTLILCSQVCEVLAQMGAREETISALKMVSEAFKDHPDERARNQAAMMADRAVVVEFDLGNKAADMVTGAPNAEENLLKGVDGLLKHPNLTPAIYEAVREVAQMMEYSSNIEVAAKLYDKIDTAFAAHPDEKLQAAVKEASGNAKKRVSLIGQPFEIEGNTLDGKPFDMSTLAGKVVLIDFWATWCGPCLEEIPNIEQNFQAFKDSGFAVVGINLNEKLEEVTEFFGVQELPWPTVISASDDSRGFDHPTARKCGVDAIPFIVLIGKDGKVDSIHVRGPKLKTKLTQLLGAPAAPASEPLAEPPAETPAAETPAATPAEKPATETPAETSPPVAPAPEEKPAEPTAPAAEEKQVSHSGARGRTSMFSWLESRLLLTSLLADEASEAKSPEAVDPAADFNPYAAKPGLASDALVDYLFRMLDKPKTIQLRSGFSEALLDACDRILAADPAAKPTEQLVALETKFQTLHAMACRGDVAADEKLAVMVEKYAADERPRVVKQVKFFQLEKKILAAAEIDIAELEASLETIAQELADEKMTASHLRLASATVAAINRIENGETREKYFQSFGNLFVKSSDKELSRYGKKLAKKPAAKESDLVGKPLELVGTTAGGEAFAWDAYRGKVVLVDFWATWCGPCRKEMPNVKQLHERLGKDGFDVVGISLDKDLEALAGYLETETIPWTTLAGDETQGLAEKYGVRGIPTMMVVDKQGNVAGVAHNVAALAPIIEKLLAEK
- a CDS encoding DUF1592 domain-containing protein, encoding MHFRWFTTLCCAHASLLAIASLVSQASAAVDLPAELAEKFTRDVTPFVSKHCADCHDKEEPQAGLTLTTFAEAKAIVPDREHWEKVLELVSSGSMPPSDQPQPPAADVEKFTSVVQAIFDHVDKTSPRDPGRVTVRRLNRVEYNNTIRDLFGVDLRPADDFPSDDVGHGFDNIGDVLTVSPVLMERYLAAAESVSSRIITPEAPQRPNRFLSCKYVEPAGSTVPQSQYRPMTSEPKESGIETGPFFTSYMMDADGEYRFRIRCYTSAPKEQKVTVAILACGKDIVSPAGDGDIADLAGAALSGLRPFRVIARQEVTAREQKEAQNLEFTIPPMAGIERMAVALVKPGDGQPHVTLHIEWFNLEGPMDTRPRTHRELLATTAADDEAKSREVFTRFLARAFRRKPTADEIEKHVKYVASVQSSEQLKWEAAMQRGVQVVLCSPKFLFRTEPDYDPENPNVHAIDQYQLASRLSYFLWSSMPDDELFALASQNRLVDDLDNQVRRMLKDPKSQALVDNFALQWLQLQRITQITPDPEKFPNFDDRLKASMVEETKLFLREIIQNDRSILELIDADYTFLNERLARHYGIIDTMGNTWETKPRREGGQQLRGREFQKVMLGPDSHRGGLLTQASVLTVTSNPTRTSPVKRGRWVLEQILGTPPPPPPPNVPELDKEGAALTGTLRQRLEQHRENIACASCHARMDPLGFAFENFDAVGAFRKTDGSDYVDASGVLPDGRKFNGPAELKEILKTKAPQVRKALTEKLLTYATGRGLEYYDKPAVRQIVESMPAGEDRFSHLVLGIVRSDPFMLRRGKETQP